In the genome of Bremerella sp. JC817, the window GATCATTCCCGAAAGCCCCCAAGGTGATTGATCGTTCGCCAATGGCTGAACATCAAAACCCGCTTCCGCCAGCAGCTGGGTGGCACCGGTCTGCTTGGTCCACGCATCCTGATAATCCCAAACGTAGGCGGTCACCGCAGATGGTTTCGCCGGAGCGGCAGGCAGATCGGTCGTGGAAACGTGGGTCATTATCGCCGTTAAACTCGCTAGAACAAACAATCGGAATCGGATCGCCCAGGCAGGGTTACCAAACATGGAGTATCTCCAAGCAGGGAAAGGGAACAAATCGACCGCCTAAACCGCCACTGGATAACCTATCCATTCGATACGAATCGAATATCCTGGATCGTGACGATTGATAATTCAAAAAGCCAAGATACACCCATACGTCACTGGATGCGATATCCGCACTAGACTCTTAACGGATATTTCATCCAGATCACTGGACATGGGATCCCATTTATAGACGATTATCAAAGCAGCCCGTTCGAACGGACTTCTAGTTTGCTCCGCCGTGCTTCGCCTAGATGCCAGAATTCAACTGATCGGATTCGATCTTTCTCGATGAACACCTCTCCTAACAGCAATCCCGATCCGTCGTGGCGTAAGAAGTTTCGGCGAATGCATGGTGAAATGACTGCCGCCGAGCAGCGTGCCGGCGAGTACTTTGAAAGCCACGCCGAAGCGGCCTATCACTCAATCAGTGAAGTGGTGGCCCATAGCGGCATCGGCTATGGCACCATCATCCGGTTCTGCCAGAAGCTTGGCTGCAAAGGCTTTCAAGAGTTCAAGCTGATGCTCGCGACCGAAGGGGTCGCCAACGTTCGAGCGGACCAGGGGAGCGAAGATCGACCTTCCAGCGCGGTAGAACGCCGTTTGACGAACGAACTTGCCGATACCCTCCGTCTGTTGGAAGACGACCATCTGCAACAAGCTGCCGAGAACCTTCTGGCAGGCAAAGTGGTACTGGTGGTCGGTGTTGCCAGTAGTGCTCCACTGGTGTTGAGCCTGGTTTGGAAGCTGAGCCGAATTGGAATCGACGCGCGTCCTTCGACCGAAGGCTACGTGATGGCGGTGAATGCCACACTGCTGAAGAAGCACGACGTGCTGTTCGCCATCAGCTCTTCAGGAGCCACGAAGGACATTCTCCATGCGGCCGAAGTTGCCGCGGCCCAAGGCGCGACCGTGATCGCGCTGACGAACTTCTCGAGTTCGCCATTAAGCCAGATCGCGGATGTTTCGCTTTTTACGACAGCGAATCGCGATCCGTTGAAGGCCGAAGTTCCGTCGATTATCGCAGGCGAAGCAGTCGCCGAGATGCTGCTCGAACGGTTGCTGTTGCTCGCGCCAGAGCGGCGCGAGCACTTGTTGCAATCGTCGAAGGCCGTTTCCGACCGCAAGCTGTAATCACTTTTCGGCCGTTACTTCTTCGACTGTTCGTACTTCTGCTCGTACTTGTCTCGCAGCATCTGCTGCTTGTCGTTCAGATCGACTGGCTTGCCAAAGACCCAGGCCGACTCGATCTCTGTCGGCGCCTCCAGCGGGTTGCCGTTGCAAAGGATCAACGTCGCGTCTTTGCCGACTTCCAGGCTACCGACGCGGTCGGCCACACCCAGGATCTTAGCAGGCGAAAGCGTGATTGCTTCAATCGCTTCGTCGCTGGTCAAACCGAATGCCGCCGCAGTGGCCGCGTGGTAAGGCAAGTTACGAACGTTCCAGGCTTCCGAACGATCGTAGCCCGAAATTGCAAACAAGATGCCTGCGTCCTTCAAACGCTTTGGCAAGGTGTAAGCGGCATCGTAGGCATCGTCTTTTCGCATCGGCTGGCGATGAATCGAAGAAACGATCACCGGCACGTCGTAATCTTTCAGAAGAGGAGCACACTTCGGAGCGTCATAGCCACCGAAGATCACCAGCTTGACTTTCTGCTCGCGAGCGAAGGCGACGGCGCGGGTTATGTCTTCCCAGCGGTCCGCGGCGATAATGATCGGCTGATTGCCTGCCACGACTTCGCCCATCGCCTCTAAACGTGCATCGTGACGTATTTGCATGCCGGCTTCTTTGGCGCTGGCATACTGACGACATTCCTCGAGGAACTCACCGAGTTCTTCGCGATGATGTTGACTGCGAAGGGTGACGATCATCGCCGTTTCTGGCTTCACGGTCATATCTTCGTAGGTCCAGCCGTCGAGCTGTATCACAGCACTTTGTCCAGCGATCAAACCGCCGGTCGGAGCTGTCATGGTCAGCAGCACACCATTGGTCCGCGTGACGGGTACGATCTCGCTGTCTGGATTGACAGCCACGTGAGCTTTCACGTTCGGATTCAGCTCGCCTGATTCACGGTAATCGTTACTGGCTCGCACCGAAGAGATTTCCGTCAGGCCGATGCGCGAGTATGGCTCGAACAGGCCAGGATAGACGTGCTTAGTGGCTGCCTGAATCACGGTCGCTTCGGCGGGGACTTCAACATCGCTTCCGATCGCCGTGATCTTTCCGTCCTGGAACACGATCGTTCCACCTTTCACGGCGGGCCCGGAAACGGGATGCAATGTTGCACCAACGATCGCGACCGATCCCTTCGGCATCGCACCAGGAATTTGATCCGATGCGAAACCAGCCGACGTAACGAACAACAGCAAAGCAGAGGTGAGAAGGCAGGAAAAACAACGCATAGTTAAAACTCGAACGTGAGTGTGGGAGACAAACGGGAAACGAACGCCATGCAAACCGTGATGATTACTCATGGTGATGCTCATGTTCGTGTTCATGCTCGTGATGACCACAGAACTCGTCGTGACGAGGCCAGAGGCTGGTCGGATCGTCTACCGATTCTCCATGATTCATCATGGGGGCTCGGGTATCGAGAATCTTCTGCACCAGCTTGTTCTTCATATCGGCGAACCTATCACGCTGGGCTTGCTCGTCGTCCTTATCGAAGTACTTCCGACCGTCAATCCAGGTCTGTTTGCAGACACTGAGGTTCGACAACGGTGCGCCTGACCAGATGGTCAGGTCGGCGTCTTTGCCAGCCTCGAGCGAACCGATACGGTCTTCGATCCGCAACTGGATGGCTGCGTTCAGTGTGACAAACTTCAAGGCTTCTTCTTCTGACATGCCGCCGTACTTTACTGCTTTGACAGCCTCCTGATTCATCCGGCGCCCCATTTCGGCGTCATCTGAATTAAACGAGACGACAATGCCTTGGTCGTGCATCATCGCTCCGTTGTATGGAATGGCATCGTCGACTTCGACCTTGTAAGCCCACCAGTCGGCGAACGTCGAGGCGGTTGCACCATGTTCGGCCATGGCGTCGGCCACTTTGTAACCTTCCAGGATGTGCTGCAGCGAGCCAATCTTGATGCCAAAGTCATCCAGCACCCGCAGCAGCGCCAGAATTTCGTCTTGACGGTAGCTATGGCAGTGGATCCAACGTTTCTTCTCGACAATTTCGCTGATCGCTTCCATCTGCAGGTCGACGCGAACCGGCAATCCTGATTTTGCCTTGGCGGCAGCCTTCTTGGCGGCGGCGTACTCTTGGGCTTCCTGGAACTCGTCCCGGAAGACCTGCTCGACACCCATTCGGGTCTGCGGGTAGCGGGTGGTGTAGTTTTCGCCCCAGTTGCTCTGTTTGACGTTTTCGCCCAAGGCGAACTTAATACCAAGCGGAGCCCCTTTGAACTTCAATTCGTCGAAGTTGGCTCCCCATCGCATCTTGATCACCTGGTTCTGGCCGCCGATGGGGTTGGCCGAACCGTGCAGCACGTTGGCGGTTGTCAAACCACCGGCGAGTTGCCAGTAGATATCGATGTCGTTGGCGTCGATGAAGTCGCCGATACGAACTTCGGCGGTGATCGCCTGGCCACTTTCGTTGATGCCGCCATCCGTCGCGATATGCGAATGGCAGTCGATCAGGCCTGGAGTGATATGCATGCCGGTCGCGTCGACAACAACGGCATCTTCAGGAATCTCGAGATCGGCACCAACCGCTTCGATCTTCCCCTTCTTCACCAGAACAATGCCGTTTTCGAGCTTCCCTTGCGGACCGCACGTCCAAACGGTGGCTCCTTTGAAGGCCACCAAGGCTTCCTGTTTCGGAGTCGTTTCCAGGCCAAACGAGCCCAGCGGATATTGAATCGGATAAGAGGCCATCACGACCTTCTTCTCGTCCTTCTTTTCCTTTTCCTCTTCCTTCGTTGGCTCTTCTTCCTTTTTCTTTTCTTCTTCGTTCTCGGCTTCTTCCATGCCGGAGGCCGACATCTTCACGCTCGAGACGGTCCCTTCCGGCCAACGAATTGTGCCGTGCAGCGTTTCGACGTCCTCTTCGTACAGGATCGATAACGTCGCGACCCCCTTAGCACCGAAGTCATCCGAGATGAAGGTAGCGATGACGCGTCCATCTTCCAGCTTCAGATCTTTCAGTTCCTTCTTGTCTTTGAACTTGGGCGTGGTCTCGCCAGGTCGGACAAAACCTTTCAGGTTCTTGTCCCCCTTGATGTTGACCAGCAGAAGCTTCTCAGCGTCTTTCGGTGCGCCTTCCAATTCCAGCTTCCAGTCCCCGGCGATCGCTTCTGGCAGTTCGCTTTGATGCTCGAACCGCTCTCCATTGACCCAGGTTTCGGTGACTTCCGCGTCTTTTTCAAACAGCGGCTTTTCCAGAATAACGAAGCTGGCGAGTTTGCCTGCTTCAATCGTGCCGAGTTGATCCTGCACACCAAACTGCTTCGCAGGAACGGTTGTCAATGCGGCCAGCGCGGCTTCTTCGTTGAAGCCGCGTTCAACGGCGGTTCGCAGATTCTTCAGAAACTGCCCCGTCGATTCCAGACGATACGTGGTCAGCATGATCTCGACCTCTTGCTCGGCAAGCCGGGCCAGGTTCTCAGGAGCATGGTCCCAGTGCATCAGCGATTCCAGCGAAGCATCCGCAGCGGCCTCAGGCGTGGCCACATTCGGAGCTTTAGGGAACGCGACGGGAACAACAATCGGGCGATTGGTCTTCACGACATCGGCCAGGCGGCGATATTCGCGACCACTTCCGATCACGATCAGATCCAAGTCGAATTCTTGAGCGAAGTCGTCCGCTCGCATCAGAAACTGTTCGTTGGAGGTCTCGATCATCACAGGCGCTTTGCCGGTCGCATAAGGCTGCATGGCCGCCAGCGTGACATTCGATTCTGGTAATAGCAGATCTGGATTCTTCTGCACTGCCTGCATCGCTTCGCGGTACCACTTGGCGTCGTAGAAGGCCTGGCGGGAAAGGGCAACCGCACCCATCGGCGAGTTCGGGTAAATCCCCCGGCCGCGTCGACGTGCCAGCGTCAACTCCATCGCCAAGGCATATCGTTCCACCAGAAGGCTATTGGGAAGCGTTCCGCCATCGAGACTGTACAGAGCCGTTTGCCCGCGGACGATTCCATCGCGCGGGGCGATCATCCGAGCCACGAAACCTTGCTTCCGCAAATCGTTGCCACCAATCTGGTCCTTGGTCAGCACCGTGGTGACGTCGAAATCGGCCCGGATGTTGTCGTTCCAATAAGCCGTGGCCGGGCGATTGTCGGCCTGGTCGAGAGCAACTTCCGCATAGCTATCGATGAAACCGGGATAGACAAACTTGCCTTCCAGCTCAACGACTTTCGCGTCGGCTGGAATCTTCGCGTCT includes:
- a CDS encoding MurR/RpiR family transcriptional regulator, with amino-acid sequence MNTSPNSNPDPSWRKKFRRMHGEMTAAEQRAGEYFESHAEAAYHSISEVVAHSGIGYGTIIRFCQKLGCKGFQEFKLMLATEGVANVRADQGSEDRPSSAVERRLTNELADTLRLLEDDHLQQAAENLLAGKVVLVVGVASSAPLVLSLVWKLSRIGIDARPSTEGYVMAVNATLLKKHDVLFAISSSGATKDILHAAEVAAAQGATVIALTNFSSSPLSQIADVSLFTTANRDPLKAEVPSIIAGEAVAEMLLERLLLLAPERREHLLQSSKAVSDRKL
- a CDS encoding amidohydrolase family protein, with the translated sequence MRCFSCLLTSALLLFVTSAGFASDQIPGAMPKGSVAIVGATLHPVSGPAVKGGTIVFQDGKITAIGSDVEVPAEATVIQAATKHVYPGLFEPYSRIGLTEISSVRASNDYRESGELNPNVKAHVAVNPDSEIVPVTRTNGVLLTMTAPTGGLIAGQSAVIQLDGWTYEDMTVKPETAMIVTLRSQHHREELGEFLEECRQYASAKEAGMQIRHDARLEAMGEVVAGNQPIIIAADRWEDITRAVAFAREQKVKLVIFGGYDAPKCAPLLKDYDVPVIVSSIHRQPMRKDDAYDAAYTLPKRLKDAGILFAISGYDRSEAWNVRNLPYHAATAAAFGLTSDEAIEAITLSPAKILGVADRVGSLEVGKDATLILCNGNPLEAPTEIESAWVFGKPVDLNDKQQMLRDKYEQKYEQSKK
- a CDS encoding amidohydrolase family protein, giving the protein MKPSVFLPALLLLLVPVLSFAQAPQQTSRHEDGLHRHPIRAYALTGGKVITKPGSEPKELTIIVRESKIETLAKDAKIPADAKVVELEGKFVYPGFIDSYAEVALDQADNRPATAYWNDNIRADFDVTTVLTKDQIGGNDLRKQGFVARMIAPRDGIVRGQTALYSLDGGTLPNSLLVERYALAMELTLARRRGRGIYPNSPMGAVALSRQAFYDAKWYREAMQAVQKNPDLLLPESNVTLAAMQPYATGKAPVMIETSNEQFLMRADDFAQEFDLDLIVIGSGREYRRLADVVKTNRPIVVPVAFPKAPNVATPEAAADASLESLMHWDHAPENLARLAEQEVEIMLTTYRLESTGQFLKNLRTAVERGFNEEAALAALTTVPAKQFGVQDQLGTIEAGKLASFVILEKPLFEKDAEVTETWVNGERFEHQSELPEAIAGDWKLELEGAPKDAEKLLLVNIKGDKNLKGFVRPGETTPKFKDKKELKDLKLEDGRVIATFISDDFGAKGVATLSILYEEDVETLHGTIRWPEGTVSSVKMSASGMEEAENEEEKKKEEEPTKEEEKEKKDEKKVVMASYPIQYPLGSFGLETTPKQEALVAFKGATVWTCGPQGKLENGIVLVKKGKIEAVGADLEIPEDAVVVDATGMHITPGLIDCHSHIATDGGINESGQAITAEVRIGDFIDANDIDIYWQLAGGLTTANVLHGSANPIGGQNQVIKMRWGANFDELKFKGAPLGIKFALGENVKQSNWGENYTTRYPQTRMGVEQVFRDEFQEAQEYAAAKKAAAKAKSGLPVRVDLQMEAISEIVEKKRWIHCHSYRQDEILALLRVLDDFGIKIGSLQHILEGYKVADAMAEHGATASTFADWWAYKVEVDDAIPYNGAMMHDQGIVVSFNSDDAEMGRRMNQEAVKAVKYGGMSEEEALKFVTLNAAIQLRIEDRIGSLEAGKDADLTIWSGAPLSNLSVCKQTWIDGRKYFDKDDEQAQRDRFADMKNKLVQKILDTRAPMMNHGESVDDPTSLWPRHDEFCGHHEHEHEHEHHHE